From the Marinomonas sp. THO17 genome, one window contains:
- a CDS encoding heme NO-binding domain-containing protein — protein sequence MKGAVFTNFQEMVEEQFGMACWESLIDQCDLPSEGIYTSSETYDDEEILSLVVALSEYTSTPAPELIEAFGRYLYVGLAHGLPPSMMDFPDLWSLLEAVDSVIHVEVNKLYPDALTPKIIVTEKRDNGVTLYYQSPRKLCVLAIGLIHKAAETFDTPISIKHECCMNDGADHCSLVIEKF from the coding sequence ATGAAAGGTGCGGTGTTTACAAATTTTCAAGAGATGGTTGAAGAGCAATTTGGTATGGCTTGTTGGGAGTCTCTCATTGATCAGTGCGATTTGCCAAGTGAAGGCATTTATACCAGTTCAGAAACCTATGACGATGAAGAAATACTTTCCTTGGTGGTGGCGTTATCTGAATATACTTCCACTCCAGCACCTGAATTAATAGAAGCATTTGGTCGTTATCTATATGTTGGTTTAGCGCATGGCTTACCCCCTTCCATGATGGACTTTCCAGACCTATGGAGCTTACTTGAAGCGGTAGATTCTGTTATCCATGTTGAAGTCAATAAGCTGTATCCGGATGCTCTTACGCCAAAAATCATTGTCACCGAAAAGCGAGACAATGGCGTAACCCTATATTATCAGTCACCAAGAAAATTATGTGTATTGGCCATTGGTTTGATTCATAAAGCAGCAGAAACATTCGATACTCCAATCAGCATCAAACATGAGTGTTGCATGAATGATGGAGCAGACCATTGCTCTTTAGTTATTGAAAAATTCTAA
- a CDS encoding ATP-binding protein, with amino-acid sequence MDYEAAFQRERKARKQAESILEQKSRELHFANSALKENVESLHFAVEKNKFLIHIGDYGINRPKLRDFLPILLKNMMSLSNMAFSAFIHFPFNSQQSHFLSPIYRKPSAESDEQNELSIPDGDLKNIIWEIEALIREEKILLTKNIKIAIDNQDIDTVIAIPIISLEHLSGILILFNNGITQTQAQLLKVFESGTKQLAIIMEHRYQDDKLLESYNEISKTNQALKEAQKQLVQSEKMATVGQLSAGIAHEINNPMGFIKSNINSLSNYLDDFIRYIKVTQSLSYQDHQPNDELINIIKKLEEIWQDVDMNFLLGDTKQLLEESQQGIKRIIDIVGGLKRFSRQSDDQKEPCDIVLIIEEALKLASNELKYKGNISKEFQTVQLIQGNSGELLQVFLNLFVNAAHAMDEQGELHIRINDAQTGVKISITDNGCGIDEVHLESIFTPFFTTKEVGIGTGLGLSISYGIIENHQGSIEVTSKVGNGTSFNIFLPYTTKKVNLNSTEKAE; translated from the coding sequence ATGGATTACGAAGCCGCTTTCCAACGGGAAAGAAAAGCTCGAAAACAAGCCGAATCAATACTCGAGCAAAAGAGTCGAGAATTGCATTTTGCTAACTCTGCTTTAAAAGAAAACGTAGAGTCCCTTCATTTTGCTGTCGAAAAAAATAAGTTTCTTATTCATATAGGTGACTATGGTATCAATCGTCCTAAGCTTCGTGACTTTCTTCCCATATTGTTAAAGAACATGATGTCGTTAAGTAACATGGCTTTCTCAGCTTTCATTCACTTTCCGTTTAACAGCCAACAAAGCCATTTTCTTTCACCAATTTACCGAAAACCAAGTGCTGAATCCGATGAGCAAAATGAACTCTCTATACCGGATGGCGACCTAAAGAATATTATTTGGGAAATTGAAGCCCTCATACGTGAAGAAAAAATTTTGCTCACTAAAAACATAAAGATAGCGATAGATAATCAAGATATCGACACTGTCATCGCCATCCCCATCATTAGCTTAGAGCATTTAAGCGGGATTCTTATTTTATTTAATAACGGCATAACACAAACACAAGCACAACTATTAAAGGTATTTGAGTCAGGAACCAAACAACTTGCCATCATAATGGAACACAGATATCAAGATGATAAATTGCTTGAAAGTTATAATGAAATTTCAAAAACCAATCAGGCATTGAAAGAAGCACAAAAACAGCTAGTACAGTCCGAAAAAATGGCTACAGTGGGACAATTATCCGCAGGTATCGCCCATGAAATTAACAATCCGATGGGCTTTATCAAGAGCAATATTAACTCTTTATCGAATTATCTAGACGATTTCATTCGCTATATCAAAGTAACCCAATCCCTTTCGTACCAAGACCATCAACCCAATGATGAATTAATCAATATAATCAAAAAATTAGAAGAGATTTGGCAAGATGTAGATATGAATTTCTTGCTTGGAGATACAAAGCAGCTGTTAGAGGAATCCCAACAAGGGATAAAGCGTATCATCGACATTGTCGGAGGATTAAAACGCTTCTCTCGTCAATCTGACGACCAAAAGGAACCTTGCGATATAGTACTAATTATTGAAGAGGCATTAAAACTGGCGAGTAATGAACTAAAATACAAAGGTAACATCTCAAAAGAGTTTCAAACGGTTCAACTAATTCAAGGCAACAGCGGTGAACTCTTACAGGTTTTTTTGAATTTATTTGTGAATGCCGCGCATGCTATGGATGAACAGGGAGAATTACACATTAGGATTAATGACGCCCAAACAGGCGTTAAAATCAGCATTACTGATAACGGCTGCGGCATAGATGAAGTGCACTTAGAATCCATATTCACCCCCTTCTTTACAACAAAAGAAGTGGGTATTGGTACTGGACTCGGTTTGTCCATTTCTTATGGCATTATTGAAAATCATCAAGGCTCAATAGAGGTCACCAGTAAAGTGGGTAATGGTACTAGCTTTAACATCTTTCTGCCCTACACAACCAAAAAAGTGAATTTGAATTCAACGGAGAAGGCTGAATGA
- the gcvP gene encoding aminomethyl-transferring glycine dehydrogenase: MTSCIRDLLNHDEFIARHIGPDANEKAKMLNSIGVDSLEQLIEKTVPEAIRLANLDMSEQAISEQDALVELKAIAQQNKIARSFIGMGYHDTYVPSPVLRNLLENPGWYTAYTPYQPEISQGRLEALLNFQQVIIDLTGMEISNASLLDEATAAAEAMTLMKRSNRKKSNLLFVADHCLPQTIDVVKTRAELLGIDLVIDNVDKLAEHDVFGAIVQYPGLDGEVKDLAPMIESAHQQQALVSVAVDLLSLVLLKSPGAMGADIVFGSAQRFGVPMGFGGPHAAFLATKDTYKRSMPGRVIGVSKDSHDQAALRMAMQTREQHIRREKATSNICTAQALLAMMASFYAVYHGPQGLKKIASRVAGLTHFLARQLQASGFAVNASHFDTLVIQTGDKTQFIYDKAQAKLMNFYQANDSSLSIALNETTKPQDIVDILACFDIATDLESIAGMTISFGIAEDLLRQDEILTHPVFNSHHSETELMRYMHQLEVKDIALNQSMIPLGSCTMKLNSASEMIPVTWPEFGRIHPFAPDDQVSGYHALLKELIAMLSKATGYDTVSLQPNSGAQGEYAGLVAIDKYHKSRGDHDRDVCLIPSSAHGTNPASAALAGMKVVIVKCDDNGNIDLVDLAEKAEKHADQLSCIMATYPSTHGVFEEHIREVCDTVHKFGGQVYIDGANLNALVGIAPPGSFGGDVSHLNLHKTFCIPHGGGGPGMGPIGVKSHLAPFLPGHKVSPVLDMEEQHGAVSAAPYGSASILVITWMYIKMMGDQGLRDATHNAILNANYVATRLGEHYPVLYTGKNNTVAHECIIDIRPLKAESGISEEDIAKRLMDFGFHAPTMSFPVAGTLMIEPTESENLEELDRFCDAMIQIRKEISKVQAGEWPLEDNPLVNAPHTAASLLSVEWSHSYSREEAAYPLAWIKARKYWPPVGRIDNVYGDRNLFCECPPIDSYE; encoded by the coding sequence GCGAACAGGATGCCTTGGTTGAATTAAAAGCCATTGCCCAGCAAAACAAAATTGCCCGCTCTTTTATCGGCATGGGGTATCACGACACCTATGTTCCCTCACCTGTTTTGCGCAACTTGCTCGAAAACCCTGGTTGGTACACAGCTTATACTCCTTACCAGCCTGAAATTTCACAAGGTCGCTTGGAAGCCTTACTTAACTTCCAACAAGTCATCATCGACCTCACTGGTATGGAAATCTCTAACGCCTCCCTGTTAGACGAAGCAACCGCTGCTGCGGAAGCCATGACCTTGATGAAACGTTCTAATCGCAAGAAGAGCAATTTACTCTTTGTGGCCGATCACTGCTTACCACAAACCATTGATGTGGTGAAAACTCGTGCTGAGCTGCTGGGCATTGATTTGGTCATAGACAATGTTGACAAACTGGCTGAGCATGATGTCTTCGGTGCTATCGTCCAATATCCAGGCTTGGACGGCGAAGTAAAAGATCTTGCACCAATGATAGAAAGTGCCCATCAACAGCAAGCTTTGGTCAGTGTGGCAGTAGATCTATTGTCACTTGTGCTACTTAAATCTCCAGGTGCAATGGGTGCGGACATTGTTTTTGGTAGCGCACAGCGCTTTGGCGTACCAATGGGCTTTGGTGGACCACACGCTGCTTTCTTAGCGACAAAAGATACTTACAAACGTTCTATGCCTGGCCGAGTCATTGGTGTTTCTAAGGACAGCCATGATCAAGCTGCGTTGCGTATGGCCATGCAAACTCGCGAACAACATATTCGTCGTGAAAAGGCCACCTCCAATATCTGTACCGCTCAAGCCTTGCTGGCCATGATGGCCAGCTTTTATGCGGTTTATCACGGCCCGCAAGGTTTAAAGAAAATCGCTTCCCGGGTTGCTGGCTTAACGCATTTTCTTGCCCGTCAATTGCAAGCAAGCGGCTTTGCTGTCAATGCAAGCCACTTTGACACCCTAGTAATACAAACAGGCGATAAAACGCAATTCATCTATGATAAAGCACAAGCAAAACTAATGAATTTCTATCAAGCAAACGACAGTAGCTTGTCTATTGCCTTGAACGAAACCACCAAACCGCAAGATATTGTCGACATCCTAGCTTGTTTTGACATAGCCACAGACCTAGAAAGCATAGCCGGCATGACCATTAGCTTTGGTATTGCTGAGGATCTATTACGTCAAGACGAGATTTTGACCCATCCGGTTTTCAACAGTCACCACAGTGAAACCGAATTGATGCGCTACATGCATCAACTGGAAGTAAAAGACATAGCTTTAAACCAAAGCATGATTCCGTTGGGCTCATGTACCATGAAGCTCAATTCGGCGTCAGAGATGATTCCGGTCACTTGGCCAGAGTTCGGTCGTATCCACCCATTTGCTCCAGACGATCAGGTTTCTGGTTATCATGCGTTACTGAAAGAACTGATTGCCATGCTGTCCAAAGCCACTGGTTACGATACGGTTTCTTTACAGCCTAACTCTGGTGCACAAGGCGAATACGCAGGCTTGGTAGCGATTGATAAATACCACAAATCTCGCGGTGATCACGATCGTGATGTCTGTTTAATCCCAAGTTCTGCTCATGGCACCAACCCAGCTTCCGCAGCCCTTGCTGGTATGAAAGTGGTGATAGTCAAGTGCGATGACAACGGCAATATTGACCTTGTCGACCTTGCTGAAAAAGCCGAAAAACACGCTGATCAATTAAGCTGTATCATGGCCACTTACCCTTCAACCCATGGTGTATTTGAAGAGCACATTCGTGAAGTGTGTGACACGGTACACAAATTTGGTGGTCAAGTTTACATTGATGGCGCCAACCTAAACGCTTTGGTCGGTATTGCTCCTCCAGGTAGCTTTGGTGGCGATGTGTCTCACCTAAACTTGCACAAAACCTTCTGTATTCCGCACGGCGGTGGTGGCCCTGGTATGGGCCCCATTGGCGTGAAATCGCACCTTGCACCTTTCCTCCCGGGACACAAAGTTAGCCCGGTTTTGGACATGGAAGAACAACACGGCGCGGTATCCGCAGCCCCTTATGGCAGTGCGAGCATTCTGGTGATCACCTGGATGTACATCAAAATGATGGGGGATCAAGGCTTAAGAGACGCGACTCATAATGCCATCCTGAACGCCAATTATGTCGCCACTCGTCTAGGGGAACACTACCCTGTGCTTTATACAGGTAAGAACAATACGGTTGCTCATGAATGCATCATTGACATTCGCCCCTTGAAAGCAGAATCAGGCATCTCAGAAGAAGACATTGCTAAGCGCTTAATGGACTTTGGCTTCCATGCGCCAACCATGTCTTTTCCTGTGGCAGGCACATTAATGATTGAGCCAACAGAATCAGAAAATCTTGAAGAGCTGGATCGCTTCTGCGACGCCATGATTCAAATTCGCAAAGAAATCAGTAAGGTTCAAGCGGGAGAATGGCCTTTAGAAGACAACCCCCTTGTCAATGCTCCACATACGGCAGCAAGTCTGTTATCGGTAGAGTGGAGCCACAGCTACTCTCGCGAAGAAGCGGCTTATCCTCTTGCTTGGATAAAAGCCCGTAAATATTGGCCGCCTGTTGGTCGTATTGATAATGTTTACGGTGATCGTAACCTATTTTGTGAGTGTCCTCCGATAGACAGTTACGAATAA